DNA sequence from the Caulobacter segnis genome:
TCAACGCGGATCATTCGAAGGCGCGTAAAACTGAGAAGTGGTTGATTTCACGGGGTTCGAGTTCGCAAATGCGGATCATGGAGCGCGCTCAATCCCCTTACTCGCCCCCTCCGCGCCTGCGGCGCTCCTCCCCCGGAGGGAGAAGAAGGAGGGCGCGGCGCACCTTCCGCCCCCTCCGGGGGCGGACGACCGCGTAGCGGTTAGGTGGGGGCCAGCGGCGTCGGCCGATCGTCCCCGCCATAGATCCTCCACAGAGCGTTTCCGCCGCACGCCTTCCCTTCCCCCTCAAACCCGCCTATGACGCGGGCTCATGACGGCTTCAGCCCATGACCCCGCCCGCGCGGCCATCGATGCGATCCGCGCCCGCGTCTTCGCCTTTCCAAAACGCCATTTCCTGTCCGCCGGCGACCTGAACGCGCCTCAGGCGACGGATCTGCTGGACCTGGCCGAGGCCTTCGTCGCCTTCAACCGCCAGACCTCCAAAAGCCTGGACCTGCTGCGCGGCCGGACGCTGATGAACCTGTTCTTCGAGAACAGCACCCGCACCCAGAGCTCGTTCGAGTTGGCCGGCAAGCGGCTCGGCGCCGACGTCGTCAACATGAACCCCAAGACCTCGTCGGTGGCCAAGGGCGAGACCCTGATCGACACCGCCGTCACCCTGAACGCGATGCGCCCGGACCTCCTGGTCGTGCGCCACGCCTCGTCGGGCGCGGCCTCGCTTCTCTCGCAGAAGGTCAGCGGCCACGTGGTCAACGCCGGCGACGGCCAGCACGAGCACCCGACCCAGGCCCTGCTGGACGCCCTGTCGATCCGCCGCGCCTTCGGCCGGGTCTCGGGCCTGACCGTGGCGATCTGCGGCGACGTTCTGCACAGCCGGGTGGCGCGCTCTAACGTCGCCCTGCTGCACACCCTGGGCGCCAGCGTGCGCCTGGTCGGCCCGCCCACCCTGATGCCCGCCCAGGCCGAGCGCTGGGGCGTCACCGTGCATCACGACATGAAGTCGGGCCTGGCCGGCGCCGACGTCGTCATGATGCTGCGCCTGCAGCTGGAGCGGATGCAGGGCGCCTTCGTGCCCTCGACCCGCGAATATTTCCGCTTCTACGGCCTGGACCGCGAAAAGCTGGCCCGCGCTGCGCCCGGCGCCAAGGTCATGCACCCCGGCCCGATGAACCGGGGCGTCGAGATCGACAGCGACGTCGCCGACGATCCGGCCGTCAGCCTGATCCAGGACCAGGTCGAGATGGGCGTCGCCGCCCGGATGGCGGTGCTGACCAGCCTCGCGGCCCGTATCGAGGCAGCCCAATGACCTCCGCCCAACCCCTCGCCCTCGTCAATGCCCGCCTGGTCGATCCCGAAAGCGGCTATGACGGCCCCGGCGGCGTCATCGTCTCGGAAGGCGTCATCGCCGACGTCGCCAAGGGCCGCGAGTTCGGCAAGCTCTCCAAGGCCGTGCGGGTCGTCGACTGCGGCGGCGCCCTGCTGGCCCCCGGCCTGATCGACCTGCGCGTCCGCACCGGCGAGCCCGGGGCCGAGACCAAGGAAACCCTGGCCTCGGCCGCCAAGGCCGCGGCGGCCGGCGGCGTCACCTCGTTCGTCGTCCAGCCCGACACCGCCCCGGCCATCGACGACCCCAGCGTCGTCGACTTCATCCTGCGCCGGGCGCGCGACATCGACAGCGCCCGGATCCTGGTGGCCGGCGCGGCGACCCGTGGGCTCAAGGGCGAGCAGATGGCCGAGATCGGCCTGATGCGCGAGGCCGGCTGCGTCTATGTCACCGATGCGGGCAAGCCCATTGTCGACAGCAAGGTCATGCAGCGCGTCCTGACCTATGCGAAGGGCTTCGACGCCTTGCTGGCCCACCGTCCGATGGATCCGTGGCTGGCCAAGGGCGGTGCGGCGACCGGCGGCGAATTCGCCGGCCGCATGGGCCTGCCCTCGATCTCGCCGATGGCCGAGCGGATCATGCTGGAGCGCGACGTCGCCCTGCTGGAAGCGACGGGCGGAAAGCTGCTGGTCGATCAGATCACCTCGGCCCAAGCATTGGAGACGCTTCAGCGCGCCAAGAAAAAAGGCCTGCGGATCACCGCCTCGGTGTCGATCAACCACCTGTCCTTCAACGAGCTGGACATCGGCGACTACCGCACCTTCGCCAAGCTGAACCCGCCCCTGCGCGGCGAGGACGACCGCCAGGCCCTGATCGAGGCCCTGGCCACGGGCCTGATCGACATCGTCGTTTCGTCGCACAGCCCGGCCCCGGCCGAGGACAAGCGCCTGCCGTTCGACGAGGCCGCGCCGGGCGCCATCGGGCTCGAGACCCTGCTGCCGGCCCTGCTGAGCCTGTATCACGAAGAACGCATCGCCCTGGTCGACCTGATCCGCGCCGTCACCCTGGCCCCAGCCGAGCTCCTGGGCCTGCGCGGCGGCCGCATCGCCCCGGGCGCGCCCGCCGATCTCGTCCTGTGCGACATCGACGCCCCGATCATCGTCGACGCCGCCCGCCTGCTGTCCAAGTCCAAGAACTCGCCGTTCGATGGCCGGAGGCTGCAGGGCCAGGTGCTGATGACGGTGGTCGACGGGCGCGTGGTGCACCGGGCGGAGGGTTAGAGTCCCTCCACTTCCGATTGCGCGATGCACGCGACGCGACCATAGTGCCTTCAAGGAGGCGCGCATGGCTGAAGTTCGTCCGCCTCGAGGCTCCGTCGCCTGGATCTTCGTCCTGCTGGGGCCAACGCTCACCATGGCCTTCGCCCTGGCGGAATCGCCGATCCGGAGCGTCGTGACGCCCGGCGACGTCAGTTTCCTCATCCTGGCCGTCGTGGTGGGGAGTAATCCCCTGGCCCTCGCCACGCCCTGGCTCTTGCTCATGCTGCCCTTCGGGCTGACGGGCGTGGTCGCCTTCAAGCTCGACGGTCGAATGAACGCCCTGCGGTTCGTCGCCGTCTGCACAGCGCTCGGGGCGACGCTTACGCTGTTGAGCGCCCCCTTGTTCAGCGCCTCGCCCGAGCTGTCCATGATCGCGGAGAGCGGCCTCGCGGCCCTGATGTGCGCCCTGGCCGCGCGGATCCGCCTTCCCTTCCACCGCGCCGCCCTTTTGCCCCGCCCGTGAGTCTGCACTACACCTGAGACCCACAACTCTCGCTTGCGCAGCGGTTGAATTCGCGCGCAACTCGCCTTAGGGTCGAAACGTGCAAGATCTCGCCGCCGCCACCTATCTGACGCTCGCCATCACCGTGGTCGGCGGTTACCTGCTGGGCTCGATCCCGTTCGGGCTGATCGCCACGCGCCTGGGCGGGGCTGGCGACATCCGGCAGATCGGCTCGGGCAATATCGGCGCGACCAACGTGCTGCGCTCGGGGCGCAAGGACCTGGCGGCCATCACCCTGCTGGGCGACGCCGGCAAGGGCGTGGTCGCGGTGCTGCTGGCCCGGTTCCTGACCCACGGCAACCCGGCGGTGATCGCCCTGGCCGGCGGGGCGGCGTTCCTGGGCCACCTGTTCCCGGTCTGGCTGAAGTTCAAGGGCGGCAAGGGCGTGGCCACCTTCTATGGCGTGCTGCTCAGCGCCTGCTGGCCGGTGGGCGTGCTGGCCGCCATCACCTGGCTGGCCATGGCGGCCGTGTTCCGCATCAGCTCGCTGGCCGCCCTGACCGCCGCCGTCCTGGCCGCGCCGTTCGCCCTGGCCACCGACCAGCCCTATCCGATGCTGGGCCTGGCCCTGTTCATGGCCGTGCTGATCTTCATCCGCCACCGCGAGAACATCGCCCGCCTGCTCAAGGGCCAGGAGCCCCGGATCGGCAAGAAGAAGGACGCGGAGGTTCCGCCCCCCGTCACCGGGACGCCGTGATCCCGGGCCGGCTCTCGGACATCCAGCGCTTCGCCTGGCTGCGCCTGGCGCGCACCGAGACCGTCGGCCCCGTCGCCTTCGATCACCTGATCGCCCGCTATGGCACGCCCGAGCGGGCCCTTTCCGCCCTGCCCGACCTGTCCCGGCGCGGCGGCCGCGCCGTTCCGCTGGCCCTGCCGCCACGCGAGGCGATCGAGCAGGAGCTCGAGACCGGCGCCAGGCTGGGCGCGCGCCTGATCTGCGGCTGCGAGCCCGACTTTCCGCCGCGCCTGGCCGCCCTGGATCCGCCGCCGCCGGTGCTCTGGGCACTGGGCCGGGCCGAACTGCTGTCCGAGCCCAGTCTGGCCATCGTCGGGGCCCGCATCGCCTCGGCCGCCGGCCAACGCTTCGCCCGCCAGTTGGCGACCGATCTGGGGACCGCCGGCTATGTCGTGGTCTCGGGCATGGCGCGCGGCATCGACGGCGCGGCGCACGAGGGCTCGCTGGCCACCGGCGCCATCGCCGTGCTGGGCGGCGGGGTCGGCGACGTCTATCCGCCCGAACACGACAAGCTACACGCGCGCCTGGCCGCCGAGGGCTGCGTCGTCTCCGAGAGCGCCCCCGACCGCCGCGCCCAGGCCAAGGACTTCCCGCGCCGCAACCGCATCATCTCGGGCCTGTCCCAGGGCGTGATCGTGGTCGAGGCCGAGCTGAAGTCCGGCTCGCTGATCACCGCCCGCCTGGCGGCCGAGCAGGGCCGCGACGTCTTCGCCGTGCCGGGCTCGCCGCTGGACCCGCGCTCGAAGGGCACGAACGACCTGATCCGCCAGGGCGCGATCCTGTGCGAGGGGGCCGAGGATGTGCTGCGCTCGCTGTCGGGCCAGATCCACCTGCGCGAGCGCGACCGGGACTACGAGCCCCGCCCGGACGCCGACATCGACCACGAC
Encoded proteins:
- a CDS encoding aspartate carbamoyltransferase catalytic subunit, coding for MTASAHDPARAAIDAIRARVFAFPKRHFLSAGDLNAPQATDLLDLAEAFVAFNRQTSKSLDLLRGRTLMNLFFENSTRTQSSFELAGKRLGADVVNMNPKTSSVAKGETLIDTAVTLNAMRPDLLVVRHASSGAASLLSQKVSGHVVNAGDGQHEHPTQALLDALSIRRAFGRVSGLTVAICGDVLHSRVARSNVALLHTLGASVRLVGPPTLMPAQAERWGVTVHHDMKSGLAGADVVMMLRLQLERMQGAFVPSTREYFRFYGLDREKLARAAPGAKVMHPGPMNRGVEIDSDVADDPAVSLIQDQVEMGVAARMAVLTSLAARIEAAQ
- the pyrC gene encoding dihydroorotase — encoded protein: MTSAQPLALVNARLVDPESGYDGPGGVIVSEGVIADVAKGREFGKLSKAVRVVDCGGALLAPGLIDLRVRTGEPGAETKETLASAAKAAAAGGVTSFVVQPDTAPAIDDPSVVDFILRRARDIDSARILVAGAATRGLKGEQMAEIGLMREAGCVYVTDAGKPIVDSKVMQRVLTYAKGFDALLAHRPMDPWLAKGGAATGGEFAGRMGLPSISPMAERIMLERDVALLEATGGKLLVDQITSAQALETLQRAKKKGLRITASVSINHLSFNELDIGDYRTFAKLNPPLRGEDDRQALIEALATGLIDIVVSSHSPAPAEDKRLPFDEAAPGAIGLETLLPALLSLYHEERIALVDLIRAVTLAPAELLGLRGGRIAPGAPADLVLCDIDAPIIVDAARLLSKSKNSPFDGRRLQGQVLMTVVDGRVVHRAEG
- the plsY gene encoding glycerol-3-phosphate 1-O-acyltransferase PlsY, producing MQDLAAATYLTLAITVVGGYLLGSIPFGLIATRLGGAGDIRQIGSGNIGATNVLRSGRKDLAAITLLGDAGKGVVAVLLARFLTHGNPAVIALAGGAAFLGHLFPVWLKFKGGKGVATFYGVLLSACWPVGVLAAITWLAMAAVFRISSLAALTAAVLAAPFALATDQPYPMLGLALFMAVLIFIRHRENIARLLKGQEPRIGKKKDAEVPPPVTGTP
- the dprA gene encoding DNA-processing protein DprA encodes the protein MIPGRLSDIQRFAWLRLARTETVGPVAFDHLIARYGTPERALSALPDLSRRGGRAVPLALPPREAIEQELETGARLGARLICGCEPDFPPRLAALDPPPPVLWALGRAELLSEPSLAIVGARIASAAGQRFARQLATDLGTAGYVVVSGMARGIDGAAHEGSLATGAIAVLGGGVGDVYPPEHDKLHARLAAEGCVVSESAPDRRAQAKDFPRRNRIISGLSQGVIVVEAELKSGSLITARLAAEQGRDVFAVPGSPLDPRSKGTNDLIRQGAILCEGAEDVLRSLSGQIHLRERDRDYEPRPDADIDHDALRERIAALLSPTPVSRNDLVRAAGAPVSAVMAALVELSLAGRAELLDGGLAARP